In a genomic window of Oncorhynchus masou masou isolate Uvic2021 unplaced genomic scaffold, UVic_Omas_1.1 unplaced_scaffold_4140, whole genome shotgun sequence:
- the LOC135534914 gene encoding B-cell receptor CD22-like has protein sequence MYSISSEDADSYFCAVKGHRSSPAVYKPKNPSVSVSPSGEIVEGSSVTLTCSSDANPPVDKYTWYFQNETFLNGCGQMYNISNFKSVDSGHYHCEAWNRRGSRNSTALMIILPVKQTSVLTAAVGITVVLVLILCLSGLMWFRKKASKSTSDTRDTSENVQGDSSPVYENVSSMSTAPTAAQTAATVDQDDIHYARVHFSHSKNQEVPLYSTVQLCKPQKQDVQYDAVKFNLPSAATRPTAAQAAEEDFSENYSRVNKPRRPEHNKP, from the exons ATGTACTCCATCAGCAGTGAGGATGCAGACAGCTACTTctgtgctgtaaaaggccatcgcagctctcctgcagtgt ATAAACCAAAGAACccctcagtgtcagtcagtccctctggtgaaatagtggagggcagttcagtgactctgacctgcagcagtgatgccaaccCACCTGTGGACAAATACACCTGGTACTTTCAAaatgagacttttctaaatggaTGTGGACAGATGTATAACATCAGTAACTTCAAGTCAGTGGACAGTGGACATTACCACTGTGAGGCCTGGAATAGAAGAGGATCTAGGAACTCTACAGCTCTGATGATCATTTTACCAG TGAAACAGACCTCAGTCCTGACTGCAGCTGTAGGAATCACAGTGGTTCTGGttctcatcctctgtctctctggactcaTGTGGTTCAG GAAGAAGGCCTCCAAATCCACCTCTGACACAAGAGACacatcagagaatgtacag GGAGACTCTAGTCCAGTGTATGAAAACGTCTCAAGCATGTCCACAGCCCCTACTGCAGCACAGACAGCAGCCACAGTCGACCAGGATGACATTCACTATGCCAGAGTCCACTTCTCTCACTCCAAAAACCAGGAagtgcctctgtactccaccgtcCAGCTGTGTAAACCCCAGAAACAGGATGTCCAGTACGATGCTGTGAAATTCAACCTCCCCAGTGCTGCCACCCG aCCCACGGCAGCACAAGCAGCTGAGGAGGACTTTTCTGAGAACTATAGTAGAGTCAACAAACccagaagacctgaacacaacaaaccctgA